DNA from Krasilnikovia cinnamomea:
CATCAACCGTCCGGTGCGGGCGCGTATCCCGATCCTGCTGGCCGCGATGGGCCCGCGCAACGTCGCGCTCGCCGCCGAGATCGCCGAGGGCTGGCAGGCCCTGTTCCTGGATCCGCGGGCCGCGTCCCGGGTCTTCGCCGAGCCGCTCGCCGCGGGCCTGGCCCGGCGTGACCCTGAGCTGGGTCCGCTGGACGTGATGGTGCCGGTCCCCTTCGCCATCGCCGAATCCACGCCGGAGCTCCTGGGCCGCCACCGCGCGCAACTCGCCCTCTACATCGGCGGGATGGGTGCCCGCGGCCGGAACTTCTCCAATGACCTGATCCGCCGCTACGGCTACCCGCACGAGGCCGCACGCATCCAGGAACTCTTTCTGGACGGCCGGCGGGCCGAGGCGGCCGCGATGGTCCCCGACGACCTGGTGCATGCCACCGCCCTGGTGGGTCCGCCGAACGCGATCCGGCGGCGACTGGCCGAGTTCGCCTCCGCCGGAGTCACGACGATGTTGGTGGCGCCGCTGGCAGCCACCCGCGCCGAGCGGATCAAGGACGTCGCCGAGCTCCGGCGCATCATCGACGAACGGGACGGCGAGCAACGCTGACCGGCGAGCCGATCGCGGCGAAGCACGGCCTATCATCGCGGGCATGCGGCGACGGACCATGCTTCCTCGTAGCGATGCTGCGCTCGGCGCCGGGCAGGGTTGTCGTGACAGCCACCGGCGTCTACCACCGGACGGTGGCATTTGAGCACATCGTGCCTTGGGAGGCTGTCGTCGACGTGTCGGCCCAAGACAATCCGATCCCCAGGATCATCGTCAAGGCCCTGCCGTCGACCGCCGCTCAAACACTACTTTCCTCGCCCGCACGAACGGCCAAGCCTCGCAAGCATCGACGAACGCGGTACCCGCGGTCAACCGTCCTGACCTGGAGGTCTCATGGTCGACTTGAGCTGGTCAACTCGCTGCACCGCTTCGGTGTTACTGGAAAGACGTGGAGGATCGACCGGAGCTCCGGCGCCGGGTGGATCGTGCGGGTTTGGAACGGTGGAGTGCCGCGCTGGGCTGGGGTGTACCGCAGATCGGACAGTTTGGGGCGGTGCCGTTCACAGGCATGTCGCCGACGCATCCTCGCTGGCACGATCCAGCAACCGGGTCAACGCGTCCATGACACCTGTCAAGGTCAACTGCATGGGGCGGGCCGGCCACCCACCATCCGGCAGGGTGGCCGGCCCGCCGCTCGGTCAGCTGATCCGCAGATCGTCGATGACCCAGTACCAGTTGTTGCCGGCGTCGTGGTAGCGGAACTTCACCGCCATCCTGGTCGCACCGGACGGAACCGCAACCGGCAATGACTCGACAGTGGCCCGGGCATCCGCGGAGTACCGCTTCACCAGTTGGTCCGGGCCGTCGTTGAACGAGACCAGGACATCGCCCTTCTGGCTGCCATGCTGGCGGTAGTGCGTCACGTAGTTCAGGTACGCCGTGCTTCCCGCGGTCACAGGGTAGTCCGGCGAGACGAGCGTGGAGTCGTAGCTGCTGCCGCCGGTCTTGTCGGCGAACTCGTCGCTGTCGGCGACGGCGAAGACGCCACGTGTGCGCAGGGCGTTCTCCCGTTCCTGGCCCGCCTGGGCGCGGCTCCAGAACTCGTCGGTGGTGAACGACCAGCCGCGCCACTCGGTGACCCCGCCGGTTGGCATGGCGCTGCGCAGGACCGACCAGCCGGCCGGAGCGTCCGGGGTCCAGCCCGCCAGGGTGGCGGGAATTCCGGTCTCGTCCACCCGCGTGCGCAGGGCGAGGCCGTCGAACGGGTCGGTGGAGCGTACCCGGACGCTCTTGCCGTCCAGGGCGGCCTCGACGCCGAAGTGCGCCAGCGCTGAGGCGGCGACGTCGGCCTGGCGTACGTCGATGGGGCGGAGCCCGGCGCTGATCCCGGCGCCGCTCGCGAGCAGGAACGTGCCGCGCTCGTCGATGCCGCAGAAGCCGTGCCCGCCCTGCGGTACCCGGTGCCCGTGGTCGGTGGTCACCATGATCAGCCAGTCCTCCTGACCGTACGTGGGCCGTGACCGCACCGCGGTCAGGATCCGGCCGAGCTGTTGATCCTGCTGCTCGATCGCGGCCTGGTACGCGGCGCCGGTGCCGGAGGCGTGGGCCACCACGTCGGTGTTGCCGAGGTAGACGAAGGACGCGTCCGGGCCACCGCTGCTGAGCCGGCCGATCGCGTCCGCGGTGACATTCTCGTCCTGCGCCGGATAGCCGCCCGTGTCGCCGTTGAAGGTGACCCGGGTGTCGACCGCGGACGAGAAGGTCCCCTGGTTGTGCAGGGGAGGCCAGTCGACGACAGAGTAGGTGGCGTACGAGGGGTCCGCCTGCTCCAGCCGGGTCAGGAAGTCCGGGTACGTGCCGTACCGCTTGCCGATGAAGGTGTTGCTGCGTACGCCGTGCCGATCCGGCCACACGCCCGTGGCGATGGTGGACCAGCCGGGGCCGCTGGCCGATTCGGCCGTCGATGGGCACTGCACGAGGCTGCGACCGAGCAGACCCTGGTCGGCGAGCGCGTGCAGAGTCGGCGCGTTCGCCGCGAGGACGCTGTCCCAGTTGAGCCCGTCCATGCCTACGACGAGCAGCTTCTTCGCCGGCGTGGCGGCCGCTGCCGGTGCGGCGGGCGCGGTCAGCGCTGCTCCGGCCAGCAGGGCCAGGATGAGGCCCAGGCGTCCGATTGGCATTGCGTACCTCCAGAGCGGATGTCATCGACCTATGCATCGAACACGATGAATGCATTTGTGGGAAGTCCGTGTTGCAGCCGAGCGCCCTCCCGGCCGCTGCGATCTCCCAGGATTCTGGGCCCGGCCGCGCTCCAAGGTGGCCCCGTTTCCGCCCCTTCGGGTGGCCCATTCGCGCGCGACATACGTCCGCACGGAGGCGATCATGCAGTCATGGCACTTCCATCGCACGAGTTTGTGATCGCCGAGGTCGACCGCGAGTTCCATCTGCAACATCCGGAAGCTCCCGAGCATCTCGACCCCAACGACCCGGCCCAGGCCGAGCTGGTTCAGCAGTGGAACGCGATGTACCACGAGTTCCTCAGCGCCACGGTGGACAGCCACTTCTTCCGCTTCTTCCCGCACGCCCCGCGGCAACTGGACCCCAACGACCCGGATCAGGCCCAGCTCGTCGAGTACTGGACCGACCTGCGCGACGCCATCGTCACCGGCACCTCCAGGTACGACTGGAGCACGCCGCCGCAGACCAACGAGAACACCGCCGCCGGCGACACCGGCGCCCACACCGACGGCAGCGGTCAGGCGGTCGCGGCGGGCGGTGCGGCGCCCGACGTCGACGTGCACATGGACCAGAGTCAGTTCCTGGAATTCGTGCACCTGTGCCTGGAAGGTGCCCACATCATCGGCGACACCGCCGAGGTGCTCGGCAACCTGTCACTGGCCGCCGGGGCCAGCGAGGAGGCGGCCGTGGTGCTGCTGGGTGAAGCGCTCGGGCCGGTCGGCATGATCGCTTCGACGATCATCATGGGCTGGGAGGTGGTGAACGCCTTCGGCACCGGCGAGCGCCTGCAGGAGCAGCAGGGCTTCTGCTACGGCGTGATGTGGCAGGTCTGCGGCCTGCCCGATCAGGCGAAGGGTTTCATCGACTGGGCGCCCAACACCGCGGACGAATTGAAGGAAGCCTTCTACTCGGGAGTGGCCGAGGGCCGGCAGAAGGCCAGCGACCCGGCCGTGCACAACCGCGCGATGCTGGCCATCGCGTACTACCAGGCTCACGGCAGCGACCTGGACTGGTCCCGCCACTACGTCCTCAACGACCTGTGGCATCACGTCCGCGAGTCCGGCCTCGGCAACGAGTTCATCACCTGGCCGGACCCGGAGGACATGCAGCCGCTGTGACTACTCCGTACCCGGCGCTCGATACTGCCGGCGGCCGCCCGGCGTCGAGACCTCCTCCCTGCCTACCGAACCGGGCGCGCCGTCCTCAGCCTTTGGCGCAGGCGGCGCCGTTGAGGGTGAACGCCGCCGGGGTGGCGAAGGTACCGGCGTAGGTGCCCTGTAATCCGAAGGACTGGCTGCCCCGGGCGGGGATGCCGCCGTTGTAGGACCCGCCCGGTCAGACGTTCGTCCGGTAGGCGACGGTGCAGTCCGTTCGTGTGGTGGGTGGTGTGCTGCCGCCACCGTTCACGGTGGCCGAGAAGGACTTCACCGCGAGCCCGGTGCCGCCGATCCACGGTTCGAATCCGGCCTGGATGCTGGTCAGATACCAGGCGCCGGTGATGGCGCCACGATTGCGTACGTCGGTGATGAAGTCCAGCACGCTGAATCCCAGGGTGGTGATCGGGGCCGGGGCGACGTAGCTGACGACCTCGTTCTGGCCGTTGCTGCCGCGCCAGACCTCCCACGTGCGGCCGCCGATCGTGGCGGTGCCGACGACGGATCCGATCGGCTGGATGGCCCCCTGGCGGTTGAACCAGATCATGATCTCCTGCTGGTTCACGCCGTCGGTCTTCGGCGCCGGATCGAGCCAGATGTCGTACGCGGCGTTGTAGGTGGCGCCGCCGACGAAGCCGTACTCGATGCTGCTGGTCGCGCTGGTGATCTGGTCGACCCGCAGTGGCAGGTTCGTGCCGGGTGAGCAGGTGGTGTAGTGGCAGCCGTAGTAGACCGCCGGGTACGACACCGGGGCGCCGCTGGTGTTGCCGACCCCCTGCTGGCTGGCGATGGCGAAGCCGGTCGCGGTGACGGTGATGCACTGCTCGGCTGAGGTGCCCCAGCGGTTGTTCATCACGACGTAGCGGCCGCCGATGGTCGTGGAGCCGAACTGCTCGCAGATCCGGGTGTCGGCCTGTGCCGGCGGGGCGAGGACGATCGCGGTCAGCGAACCGGTGGCGAGCAGGCTGGCGGCGAGGGCGGCGCGGAGGAGGCGTCTCATGACACTCCTAGCGTTGGGGGCTCCCCGGGGATGAAGGGAGTGGGAGCGCTCCCATCGACGGTAGCGCAGATCGAAGGATGTGAAAATAGTGTTGCCGGATAGTTTCGGGCCGAAGCGCCGGCTCAGTGGATGGACCCGTCCTCGACGAGCCGCCTCAGCGACGGCAGCAGGGTATCGAGGTCGGTGGAGGTGGTGAACGCGACGATGGTGGTGCCCTGGTCGTGACCGTCGCGCTGCTCCGTGGGGGCCGGGAAGAGTCGCAGGACCTCGCGCATCGCGTCGTCGACCTCGGTCACCGGATCCGCGGACTCGCCGCGCAACCACCGGCGCAGCACATGGTTGTGTGCCGCGGCGACGGACGCCGCCATGAGCTCGGCCCGCAGTGACGCAGACTCGGTCGGGTCGCCCATCCAGTCGGCGATGAACTCGCGGAACAGGCGCTGGTAGCGGGCCACGCTCGCGATCTCGCGGTCGCGCAGGGCGGGCACCTTGCTGGTCAGGGCGTACCGGCGGCGCGCGATGTCGCCTTCATCGATGTAGTGCAGCAGGACCAGCCGGACCGCGTCCGAGACGGCGATCAGGGCCGTGCTGTGGTTCGAGGTCGCCAGCCGGTCCCGGATCAGCGCGAGAAGCCGGTCGTGGTCCGGGAAGATGACCTCTTCCTTCGACCGGTAGTTCCGGAAGAACGTCGTACGTCCCACCCCGGCCCGCTCGGCGATGTCATCGATGGTGGTCTGCTCGTACCCGCGTTCGTCGAAGAGTGCGAAGGCGGCCTCGCCGAGCCGGACGCGCGTGGATGGCTTGCTCATGGGCGCCCATTCTTCCCGGTGGTCGACCTCTTGTCCTGCGCAGTGGTACCGAGTACCGTCATCACGATACTCAGTACCGGGAGGTTGGGGATGGATTTCCTAGCGACGACCGAGTCCGGTCTGCCGATCCCGCCGGTCTGCGACAGCCGGGCCCTGGCGGACTTCGACGCCGACGCCAAGCTGGGCGCACCGGGCAGCTTCCCGTTCACCCGGGGCGTCTATCCGTCGATGTACGCCGGCCGGCCCTGGACGATGCGGCAGTACGCGGGGTTCGGTACCGCGAAAGAGTCCAACGAGCGTTACCACCAGCTCGTCGGTGCCGGAACGGGCGGCCTCAGCGTGGCCTTCGACCTGCCGACGCAGATGGGCTACGACTCCGACGACCCGATCGCCCGTGGTGAGGTCGGCAAGGTCGGCGTGGCGATCGACTCGATCGACGACATGCGCACGCTGTTCCACGGACTGCCGCTGGACCAGGTGTCGACCTCGATGACGATCAACGCGCCCGCCGCCCCGCTGCTCCTGCTGTACGAGCTGGTCGCGGCCGAGCAGGGCGTGCCGGGCTCCCGGCTGACCGGCACGATCCAGAACGACGTCCTCAAGGAGTACATCGCCCGCGGGACCTACATTTTCCCGCCCAAGCAGTCGTTGCGGCTGATCAGCGACATCTTCGCCTACTGCCACCGGGAACTGCCGCGCTGGAACACCATCTCAATCTCCGGCTACCACATGGCCGAGGCGGGAGCCACGCCCGCGCAGGAGGTCGCGTTCACCCTCGCCAACGCCAAGGAGTACGTACGGGCCGCGATCGCCGCCGGCCTGGACGTCGACGCCTTCGCGCCACGGCTGTCCTTCTTCTTCGTCGCCCGCACCACCGTGCTGGAAGAGGTCGCCAAGTTCCGCGCCGCGCGCCGGATCTGGGCCCGCATCATGCGCGACGAGTTCGGCGCCCGGAACCCCAAGTCGCAGATGCTGCGCTTCCACACCCAGACCGCAGGCGTGCAACTGACCGCGCAGCAGCCCGAGGTCAACCTCGTCCGCGTGGCGTTGCAGGGCCTGGGCGCGGTGCTGGGCGGCACCCAGTCCCTGCACACCAACTCGTACGACGAGGCGATCGCGCTGCCCACCCAGAAGGCGGCCCGCCTCGCCCTGCGCACCCAGCAGGTCATCGCCCACGA
Protein-coding regions in this window:
- a CDS encoding LLM class F420-dependent oxidoreductase produces the protein MRLGVQLGYEGEGFAHAAEEVVEYEAAGAELVVVPEAYSFDAVSQLGYLAARTTRLELASGVMQLYTRTPTLTAMTAAGLDYVSGGRFSLGLGASGPQVIEGFHGVAYDAPLARTREVVDICRRVWRRETLTFDGSKYRIPLPPDSGTGLGRPLKLINRPVRARIPILLAAMGPRNVALAAEIAEGWQALFLDPRAASRVFAEPLAAGLARRDPELGPLDVMVPVPFAIAESTPELLGRHRAQLALYIGGMGARGRNFSNDLIRRYGYPHEAARIQELFLDGRRAEAAAMVPDDLVHATALVGPPNAIRRRLAEFASAGVTTMLVAPLAATRAERIKDVAELRRIIDERDGEQR
- a CDS encoding alkaline phosphatase family protein; this translates as MPIGRLGLILALLAGAALTAPAAPAAAATPAKKLLVVGMDGLNWDSVLAANAPTLHALADQGLLGRSLVQCPSTAESASGPGWSTIATGVWPDRHGVRSNTFIGKRYGTYPDFLTRLEQADPSYATYSVVDWPPLHNQGTFSSAVDTRVTFNGDTGGYPAQDENVTADAIGRLSSGGPDASFVYLGNTDVVAHASGTGAAYQAAIEQQDQQLGRILTAVRSRPTYGQEDWLIMVTTDHGHRVPQGGHGFCGIDERGTFLLASGAGISAGLRPIDVRQADVAASALAHFGVEAALDGKSVRVRSTDPFDGLALRTRVDETGIPATLAGWTPDAPAGWSVLRSAMPTGGVTEWRGWSFTTDEFWSRAQAGQERENALRTRGVFAVADSDEFADKTGGSSYDSTLVSPDYPVTAGSTAYLNYVTHYRQHGSQKGDVLVSFNDGPDQLVKRYSADARATVESLPVAVPSGATRMAVKFRYHDAGNNWYWVIDDLRIS
- a CDS encoding TetR/AcrR family transcriptional regulator, producing the protein MSKPSTRVRLGEAAFALFDERGYEQTTIDDIAERAGVGRTTFFRNYRSKEEVIFPDHDRLLALIRDRLATSNHSTALIAVSDAVRLVLLHYIDEGDIARRRYALTSKVPALRDREIASVARYQRLFREFIADWMGDPTESASLRAELMAASVAAAHNHVLRRWLRGESADPVTEVDDAMREVLRLFPAPTEQRDGHDQGTTIVAFTTSTDLDTLLPSLRRLVEDGSIH
- a CDS encoding acyl-CoA mutase large subunit family protein, which gives rise to MDFLATTESGLPIPPVCDSRALADFDADAKLGAPGSFPFTRGVYPSMYAGRPWTMRQYAGFGTAKESNERYHQLVGAGTGGLSVAFDLPTQMGYDSDDPIARGEVGKVGVAIDSIDDMRTLFHGLPLDQVSTSMTINAPAAPLLLLYELVAAEQGVPGSRLTGTIQNDVLKEYIARGTYIFPPKQSLRLISDIFAYCHRELPRWNTISISGYHMAEAGATPAQEVAFTLANAKEYVRAAIAAGLDVDAFAPRLSFFFVARTTVLEEVAKFRAARRIWARIMRDEFGARNPKSQMLRFHTQTAGVQLTAQQPEVNLVRVALQGLGAVLGGTQSLHTNSYDEAIALPTQKAARLALRTQQVIAHETDLTKIVDPFAGSYVMESMTDDLEAAACELIRAVEDRGGAVAAIEQGFQKSEIENSAYRIALQIDNGERTVVGVNKYALDEEEVYEPLRVDPAIETDQRERLAALRAERDNGAVERALEALRTAARSTSENVLPPMREALRSRATVGEVSHALRDVWGVYVPHDAF